Part of the Polaribacter sp. Hel1_33_78 genome is shown below.
TGATTGTACTTCGTTTACAACGGTAGGAAAATCGTCTGGAAATCCTCAGGGAGTAGCTATATCTGGAACCTTAACATCGGGGTTGTTTAATGGAAGTTATCTTTATAAACAAAATAATGATGGAAGTTATACGGCTATTATTACCAAGACAGTAACAGGGGCTAAAATTGGCGGTGCAATAGCGATTAATTTTAATGAACTTGGTTCTACTACAAATATAAATAACTCTGTAACAGTCAGAGTTAAAATAGCATTAGGATCTACCGTACTTTATGACGAACTCTTCACAACATTCAAAGCAACATATGGTAATTATGGAAATATAAGTTTCAATACAACAGCACCAATTAATGATCCTGTTTTGAAATTTACTTTAACAAAACCTAATAATATTGGTAATCCAGACCCAAGATTAACTAGTTTTGATTACACCTATTGCACGAGTAATGATACAGACAGCGACGGATTAATCAACAGTTTGGATTTAGATTCAGACGGTGATGGTTGCTATGATGTAGTTGAATCTGGAGGCTTAGATACAAATAGTGATGGTATCCTTGATGGAACAGGAATTGATGCAGACGGTAAAGTTATCGGAAGTTCGGGAGGCTATAATGGAGTTTCGGGAAATGAATATGCTGCACACCAAGCTAATTTTACTTCTAATCTTTCTAATCAAAATATTGACGAAGGTCAACCAGTTACATTTAGTGTTTCAGCATCTGCCGAACAAGCAACTTCTTACAATAATGGAGCACCTATTTATGGAACACCTGGAAATGCAAATAATGGAATAAACTATCAATGGTATTTGGGAGACCCAGACAATAGTGGCATTACCCTAACTGATATTGGAATATATACAGGTACAAATACAGCAGATTTAAATATTAGCAATAGTACTGGTTTAAATGGTAAACAATATTTTGTAAAATTGACACATGCTAATAATAGCTGTTTAATAGAAATTAAAAATGCAATATTAACTGTATGCTCAAGTGCAGATAACACAACATCAAACGCTTCAATCACTGAAAGTGAAACCAAAACTTTATCAGGAAATCCATCGGGAGGAACTTGGTCAATCGTTTCTGGAGGCGGATCTATTACAGGAACAACATATACGCCTGCAGATATCAATACTGATACAACAATCGTAATTCGTTATACAATTGCTGTTGATGGAGATTGTGCTGCAACAACAGATGATGTTACTTTTGATGTAACACCTGTCTGTGATGTAGTTGCTAACAATACGACTTCAATTGCTGCTATTACTGAAGGACAAACGAAAACATTAACGGGTACTCCTGCTGGAGGAACTTGGTCAATCGTTTCTGGAGGCGGATCTATTACAGGAACAACATATACGCCTGCAGATATCAATACTGATACAACAATCGTAATTCGTTATACAATTGCTGTTGATGGAGATTGTGCTGCAACAACAGATGATGTTACTTTTGATGTAACACCTGTCTGTGATGTAGTTGCTAACAATACGACTTCAACTGCTGATATTACTGAAGGACAAACGAAAACATTAACGGGTACTCCTGCTGGAGGAACTTGGTCAATCGTTTCTGGAGGCGGGTCTATTACTGGAACAACATATACGCCTGATGATATCAATACTGATACAACAATCGTAATTCGTTATACAATTGCTGCTGATGGTGATTGTGCTGCAACAACTTCAGATGTTACTTTTGATGTAACTCCTGTCTGTGATGTAGTTGCAAACAATACGACTTCAACTGCTGCTATTACTGAAGGACAAACCAAAACATTAACTGGTACTCCTGCTGGAGGAACTTGGTCAATCGTTTCTGGAAGTGGGTCTATTACTGGATCAACGTATACGCCTGATGATATCAATACTGATACAACGGTAACGATTCGATATACAATTGCTGCTGATGGCGATTGTGCTGCAACAACTGATGATGTTACTTTTGATGTAACTCCTGTCTGTGATGTAGTTGCAAACAATACGACTTCAACTGCTGCTATTACTGAAGGACAAACGAAAACATTAACTGGTACTCCTGCTGGAGGAACTTGGTCAATCGTTTCTGGAGGCGGATCTATTACAGGAACTACCTACACTCCTGCAGATATCAATACAGATACAACGGTAACGATTCGATATACAATTGCTGCAGATGGTGATTGTGCTGCAACAACTGATGATGTTACTTTTGATGTAACTCCTGTCTGTGATGTAGTTGCAAACAATACGACTTCAACTGCTGCTATTACTGAAGGACAAACGAAAACATTAACTGGTACTCCTGCTGGAGGAACTTGGTCAATCGTTTCTGGAGGCGGATCTATTACAGGAACTACCTACACTCCTGCAGATATCAATACAGATACAACGGTAACGATTCGATATACAATTGCTGCTGATGGTGATTGTGCTGCAACAACTGATGATGTTACTTTTGATGTAACTCCTGTCTGTGATGTAGTTGCAAACAATACGACTTCAACTGCTGCTATTACTGAAGGACAAACGAAAACATTAACTGGTACTCCTGCTGGAGGAACTTGGTCAATCGTTTCTGGAGGCGGATCTATTACAGGAACTACCTACACTCCTGCAGATATCAATACAGATACAACGGTAACGATTCGATATACAATTGCTGCTGATGGTGATTGTGCTGCAACAACTTCAGATGTTACTTTTGATGTAACTCCTGTCTGTGATGTAGTTGCAAACAATACGACTTCAACTGCTGCTATTACTGAAGGACAAACCAAAACATTAACTGGTACTCCTGCTGGAGGAACTTGGTCAATCGTTTCTGGAGGCGGATCTATTACAGGAACTACCTACACTCCTGCAGATATCAATACAGATACAACGGTAACGATTCGATATACAATTGCTGCTGATGGTGATTGTGCTGCAACAACTTCAGATGTTACTTTTGATGTAACTCCTGTCTGTGATGTAGTTGCTAATAATACGACTTCAACTGCTGATATTACTGAAGGACAAACGAAAACATTAACTGGTACTCCTGCTGGAGGAACTTGGTCAATCGTTTCTGGAGGCGGATCTATTACAGGAACTACCTACACTCCTGCAGATATCAATACAGATACAACGGTAACGATTCGATATACAATTGCTGCTGATGGTGATTGTGCTGCGACAACTTCAGATGTTACTTTTGATGTAACTCCTGTCTGTGATGTAGTTGCTAACAATACGACTTCAAATGCTGCTATTACTGAAGGACAAACCAAAACATTAACTGGTACTCCTGCTGGAGGAACTTGGTCAATCGTTTCTGGAAGTGGGTCTATTACTGGATCAACGTATACGCCTGCAGATATCAATACAGATACAACGGTAACGATTCGATATACAATTGCTGCAGATGGTGATTGTGCTGCAACAACTGATGATGTTACTTTTGATGTAACTCCTGTCTGTGATGTAGTTGCAAACAATACGACTTCAACTGCTGATATTACTGAAGGACAAACGAAAACATTAACTGGTACTCCTGCTGGAGGAACTTGGTCAATCGTTTCTGGAGGCGGATCTATTACAGGAACTACCTACACTCCTGCAGATATCAATACAGATACAACGGTAACGATTCGATATACAATTGCTGCTGATGGCGATTGTGCTGCTACCACTTCAGATGTTACTTTTACAGTAACAACAGGTTTAGGAAGTATTGGAGATACAGTTTGGTTTGATACTGATGGAGATGCTATAAAAGATGCAAATGAAGATGGATTAGGAGGTGCAACTGTTACTTTAGACCCAGGTACACCAGGAGATCCTAGCGATGATACAACAGCGACAACCGATGTAAATGGAAACTATTTATTTAACAATTTACCACCAGGACATTACATAATAAGTGTAGATGTAAGCGCAGTAACTTCTGGAATTCCAGTGGGTAAAACACCTTCAGACTTGATACAAACATATGATTTTGATAGTGTAGGTACTCCAAATAACAGCGCGATTAATTTACCTTTAGGTCAAAACAATCTAGATCAAGATTTTGCTTATGGAGTTTCTTCAGGAAACACGGGAACAGGTAACAATGGTGGAGTTGAGTCAGAATCTTTAGGAGATGCAATTTCTAAGATTTACGTAGGTAGAAAGAAGAATTCTATGCCAACTGAATTTGTGAAATCAAGTGAGAACTTGTACAATAAAGTGAAGTTAAAATCCATACAGCCTTATCAAGGAAAAGGACAAACTTTATTAGACATGTTCCCTACCGAATTAGTAGCTGGAAATGTAGCCAATGTAACTTCACCAACTGATATTTTAGATTATACCATTGCTGATGAAGTATTATCTGTAGATTTCTCTATAAATGGAGAAACAAAAGGAGTTGTATTAGGAATTAAAACTTCAGATAAGATTTACAATCACACCAAAGCATCTTGTGATCGTTTAAGAGGTGCTGAAATATTGAATGTGCAAAAGGTTCGATTAGAAGGTTATAATTTCTTGATGCAAGGAATTAAGCAAAGAAACGGTGTTGTAGAGTATGCGATCTCATTTGCGGTTTCTAAGAACAACAATGATGATAAGTATACAATTCAGACAAACTGGTATGTAAATAACTATATCAAGTTTAACGATGCCTATAACTTCCAAGTATGGTCTACAAAGCCAGCGGATACTCAAAAATTAGTACAAGATATTTTAGATAACTTGAAATCTTATATTCCTGTACAACAAACAGAAATTCAGAAATTTCCAGAAACCTATGCTTCTAAAATTTACAGAGAAAAAGGGGAATTAGTGGTGAATTTAAGAAGTACTGAAGTTGGAAATACTGCTGAAGTTTCTATGGTAGAGTTATATTCTGAAACTGCAAATAATAACAAACACAGATACAATTCTTTAGATACTGAAATACAGCAATCGTTAAGATTAGACATTGCTGATGGATATGAGTATGATGGTCTTGTAACAGTAGAGGATGAAGTAGAAGATGCATTTTATCATGCGGATGGTAACTGGGGCTTAGATTATGATTCGGATTATACAGAGATACTAAACTACTTTGTATGGAATGATTTTGATAGAACATATCAAGATGATGAATATTCAATAAACAGAAATGTTGAGATCAAGGCAACTAGTGAGTATGATTACTTAACGGTTTACAAATCATTATTACCTGGTACATTGTCTGCTGATTACTCTGAGTACAAGTACTTATCATTTACTGCTAAAGGATCTGGTTTAATGGAATTAGGATTGATTAAATCTTCCATAGAACGATGGAAACAACAATACAGAGTGATGGTCGATTTATCTAAAGAAGAACAAACGTACTATGTGCCTTTTGATATATTTTCTTCTACAGGTACAACGAATAAAATAACTGCAGATGACTTAACCACTCTAGCATTTACTTTCTTGCCTGTTGAAGCGAATACTAAAGACTTAGATTTATTTATTTCTAACGTGAAATTCACTAAAACGGCTATTGAAGACCAGATAGTAAATAAAATTGAGAAGTTTGAAAATAACTTTATGGCATACCCAAATCCTTCTAAAGGAAGTGTAAATGTTATGATATTTAGTAAAGTGGATACCAATGCAACTATCTCTTTATTTGATGTAACCGGAAAAGAAATCTATGTAGCTCCGGTGCAATTAATAAACGGTAAGAATGAAATAGACTTCAATGTAAAAGTGAAGCCTGGTGTTTTATTCTTAAAGGTGAATAGTAAAAAAGTTAATTATGGAGTTTCTAAAATTATGTTTAGATAGTATAAAATAATATCAATTGTATTTATTCAAAAAATTAAGCTGCATTTTGTAGGGAAAAGCAGCTTATGTATTCAATTGTTTTGAAGGAGAAGAGCTGTTAATTTAGCTCTTTTTTCATTTCATAAAACTAGGCTAAAATATTTCGATTTTAAATCAACTCTTTTAAATCTAGATATAATAGATGATTTTTTAAAAGTTAAAAAGAAGATAGTCTTTTGTAAAAAATCTCATGATGAAAAAGATATAGGGCTAAAAGTTTTATTCAATACTATAATATAGATTTTTAAAAAAAATTAAATCATTTTAATAACTTCCTTAAAGAGTGTAATCAGTTTAGGTTCAGCTTTACCAGCAATTGCAATAATTTCATTAATATCGACTGGCTGTAAGTTTTTAGGGTCACATTCATCGGTTAAAACAGAAATAGCAGCACAAGGTAAATTGAGTTGTTTGGCAACGATAACTTCTGGTGTAGTGCTCATACCTACAGCGTCTGTTTCTAAAATTTGTAACATTCTGTATTCTGCTCTAGTCTCTAATTGAGGTCCTAGAACACTTGCATAAATACCTTTATGCAGCAGAATGTTTTGCTGTTTCGCGATGGCAATAATTTTAGCATTGATTTCTTGTGAGTAGGGTGCTAACATGTCTGCAAAAATATTCCCAAAATTGTTAGCGCCCTTAAATGCAAGAGGAGAGCTTCCTTGTAAATTAATGTGGTCTTCAATTAGCATTAAGTCCCCTTTATTATAGCATAAATTTATGGCCCCTGCGGCATTTGAAACTAATAAGTTTTTAATTCCTAAACCATGCATGGTCCTAATACCGTAAGTTACTTCCCAAGGATTGTATCCTTCATATAAATGAAAACGACCTGCCATCACTAGCACTTTCTTGCCTGACAATTCTCCGTAAATTAATTTGCCAGAATGAAACTCTACAGTAGCAATAGGAAAATTTGGAATCTTAGAATAGGTAATTTCTTTTGTAATTGAAATTTCATCGACTAGTTTTCCTAATCCTGTACCTAAGACAATTCCTATTTCTGGATTTGTAATTCCTTCCGATATTAAAAAATCGATTGTTTCTTTTAATTGTTGCTGTTTCATACTTATAAAAATTGCTGAAAGGAGGGATGATATTTTATATCTTCAAAGATGTCTATATCGTTCAGTTCCTCTAACAAATGTACTTTTTTATCTTTTAAATCTGTTAAAGTATCTTTTCTAACAGTCTGTGTGCCCCACTTTTTGTTTTTGAAGATTGTTGAATGCAACAAATTCATACCCAGTAAATAATAACCACCATCTTCTGCAGGTCCAAGAACTACATCATTATTATCTAATTCAGTAAACGCTTTTTCTATGTTTTCGGATGTTAAATCATAAAGGTCACTGCCTATAATTACTACTTTTTTATATCCAGCATCAAATCCATTTTTAAAAGCATTTTGCATTCTGATGCCGAGATCTTCTCCAACTTGTTGGTTTTTTTGATAGTTTTTTGAATCCCAAATATCATTAGACCTAATTTTTACGGAATAATACACTTCTCTATCGGAAGATACTTGTAACGAAATATCTCTCGTTTTTTGAAGTAAGTATTTATAGATTTCTAACGCAGTTTCGTTACCAACTGTTTTGGCTAAACGTGTTTTTACTTTTCCTAATTCAGGATTTCGGGTAAAGATTAATAACAAGTTTTTATTCATATACTTTTTCTCCTTTTGTAAGCCATTTACTCCAATCGCTATCGAAAGTATGGATTTTGTCAGTATAATTTCCCAAAGTGT
Proteins encoded:
- a CDS encoding T9SS type A sorting domain-containing protein, whose product is MNSLNTKYSRKKTLSLAIALLSIIQFNYGSNVINTNEIANAISEKDVKNSFTENFFSNYEANWKNLENFNTEFNQSAFASKQFTAISAPAPEADDCTSALPAVDAINFSESMLEIAMDKTYQPDNNQGCCYKEQPQGHMHPKRLKLEYIGSGNPWIVFRFKNSGGAVHFQGNVSNGQSLIVDGSGMVNKHGQEGLETNTWYSIAGAAVSYHTSCSTNLDVGHTINGHFKVLAIEMPLVSGMGGVSCTEGNFTPCNNVTNAGRTSDRNNDLCTSNASNPLTIPNITMPVASGGEGGDIEYQWQIRYSGSSSWQDIPGANSKDYNPVNLANSSNGWRIGENYWRRKARRTCQTSWIYSGYEYYWIVENFQDPGVISGNESRCGSYDPDNIFNSTGPSGGAPNNATIEYRWEYKTTGGWIVIPNAKQWKYNPGTINQTTQYRRGARRTAPDCTINYKYSNTVTKTVVNNNLSLTCEYKIDNGGWITNNCSITLTQGQKLQLSTNPNYLSSYSWTGPNNFSGSGNNGGDILLSNSVTTAMSGTYTVIATDSNGCTGSKNITVNVVCPNPANNTTATASINENQTKTLTGSPSGGSWSIVSGGGTINGSTYTPANINTNTNVKIRYTIAANGSCAATSDDVTFTVTPVCSITANNTTATASINENQTKTLTGSPSGGSWSIVSGGGTINGSTYTPANINTNTTVKIRYRIAANGSCAATSDDVTFTVTPVCSITANNTTATASINENQTKTLTGSPSGGSWSIVSGGGTINGSTYTPANINTNTTVKIRYTIAANGSCAATSDDVTFTVTPVCSITANNTTATASINENQTKTLTGSPSGGSWSIVSGGGTINGSTYTPANINTNTNVKIRYTIAANGSCAATSDDVTFTVTPVCSITANNTTATASINENQTKTLTGSPSGGSWSIVSGGGTINGSTYTPANINTNTNVKIRYTIAANGSCAATSDDVTFTVTPVCSITANNTTSTASINENQTKTLTGSPSGGSWSIVSGGGTINGSTYTPANINTNTTVKIRYTIAANGSCAATSDDVTFTVTPVCTTANNTTATASINENQTKTLTGSPSGGSWSIVSGGGTINGTTYTPDDINTDTDVTIRYTIAADNGCAATSDDVTFTVTPVCSITANNTTSTADITEGQTKTLTGTPAGGTWSIVSGGGSITGTTYTPADINTDTTVTIRYTIAADGDCAATTDDVTFDVTPVCDVVANNTTSTANITEDETKTLTGTPAGGTWSIVSGGGSITGTTYTPADINTDTTVTIRYTIAADGSCPATSDDVTFTVTPVDLCTDGATVGLVTANDPDADGINNVCDLDDDNDGILDVEEGDNDCTSFTTVGKSSGNPQGVAISGTLTSGLFNGSYLYKQNNDGSYTAIITKTVTGAKIGGAIAINFNELGSTTNINNSVTVRVKIALGSTVLYDELFTTFKATYGNYGNISFNTTAPINDPVLKFTLTKPNNIGNPDPRLTSFDYTYCTSNDTDSDGLINSLDLDSDGDGCYDVVESGGLDTNSDGILDGTGIDADGKVIGSSGGYNGVSGNEYAAHQANFTSNLSNQNIDEGQPVTFSVSASAEQATSYNNGAPIYGTPGNANNGINYQWYLGDPDNSGITLTDIGIYTGTNTADLNISNSTGLNGKQYFVKLTHANNSCLIEIKNAILTVCSSADNTTSNASITESETKTLSGNPSGGTWSIVSGGGSITGTTYTPADINTDTTIVIRYTIAVDGDCAATTDDVTFDVTPVCDVVANNTTSIAAITEGQTKTLTGTPAGGTWSIVSGGGSITGTTYTPADINTDTTIVIRYTIAVDGDCAATTDDVTFDVTPVCDVVANNTTSTADITEGQTKTLTGTPAGGTWSIVSGGGSITGTTYTPDDINTDTTIVIRYTIAADGDCAATTSDVTFDVTPVCDVVANNTTSTAAITEGQTKTLTGTPAGGTWSIVSGSGSITGSTYTPDDINTDTTVTIRYTIAADGDCAATTDDVTFDVTPVCDVVANNTTSTAAITEGQTKTLTGTPAGGTWSIVSGGGSITGTTYTPADINTDTTVTIRYTIAADGDCAATTDDVTFDVTPVCDVVANNTTSTAAITEGQTKTLTGTPAGGTWSIVSGGGSITGTTYTPADINTDTTVTIRYTIAADGDCAATTDDVTFDVTPVCDVVANNTTSTAAITEGQTKTLTGTPAGGTWSIVSGGGSITGTTYTPADINTDTTVTIRYTIAADGDCAATTSDVTFDVTPVCDVVANNTTSTAAITEGQTKTLTGTPAGGTWSIVSGGGSITGTTYTPADINTDTTVTIRYTIAADGDCAATTSDVTFDVTPVCDVVANNTTSTADITEGQTKTLTGTPAGGTWSIVSGGGSITGTTYTPADINTDTTVTIRYTIAADGDCAATTSDVTFDVTPVCDVVANNTTSNAAITEGQTKTLTGTPAGGTWSIVSGSGSITGSTYTPADINTDTTVTIRYTIAADGDCAATTDDVTFDVTPVCDVVANNTTSTADITEGQTKTLTGTPAGGTWSIVSGGGSITGTTYTPADINTDTTVTIRYTIAADGDCAATTSDVTFTVTTGLGSIGDTVWFDTDGDAIKDANEDGLGGATVTLDPGTPGDPSDDTTATTDVNGNYLFNNLPPGHYIISVDVSAVTSGIPVGKTPSDLIQTYDFDSVGTPNNSAINLPLGQNNLDQDFAYGVSSGNTGTGNNGGVESESLGDAISKIYVGRKKNSMPTEFVKSSENLYNKVKLKSIQPYQGKGQTLLDMFPTELVAGNVANVTSPTDILDYTIADEVLSVDFSINGETKGVVLGIKTSDKIYNHTKASCDRLRGAEILNVQKVRLEGYNFLMQGIKQRNGVVEYAISFAVSKNNNDDKYTIQTNWYVNNYIKFNDAYNFQVWSTKPADTQKLVQDILDNLKSYIPVQQTEIQKFPETYASKIYREKGELVVNLRSTEVGNTAEVSMVELYSETANNNKHRYNSLDTEIQQSLRLDIADGYEYDGLVTVEDEVEDAFYHADGNWGLDYDSDYTEILNYFVWNDFDRTYQDDEYSINRNVEIKATSEYDYLTVYKSLLPGTLSADYSEYKYLSFTAKGSGLMELGLIKSSIERWKQQYRVMVDLSKEEQTYYVPFDIFSSTGTTNKITADDLTTLAFTFLPVEANTKDLDLFISNVKFTKTAIEDQIVNKIEKFENNFMAYPNPSKGSVNVMIFSKVDTNATISLFDVTGKEIYVAPVQLINGKNEIDFNVKVKPGVLFLKVNSKKVNYGVSKIMFR
- a CDS encoding purine-nucleoside phosphorylase; this encodes MKQQQLKETIDFLISEGITNPEIGIVLGTGLGKLVDEISITKEITYSKIPNFPIATVEFHSGKLIYGELSGKKVLVMAGRFHLYEGYNPWEVTYGIRTMHGLGIKNLLVSNAAGAINLCYNKGDLMLIEDHINLQGSSPLAFKGANNFGNIFADMLAPYSQEINAKIIAIAKQQNILLHKGIYASVLGPQLETRAEYRMLQILETDAVGMSTTPEVIVAKQLNLPCAAISVLTDECDPKNLQPVDINEIIAIAGKAEPKLITLFKEVIKMI
- a CDS encoding TIGR04282 family arsenosugar biosynthesis glycosyltransferase, whose product is MNKNLLLIFTRNPELGKVKTRLAKTVGNETALEIYKYLLQKTRDISLQVSSDREVYYSVKIRSNDIWDSKNYQKNQQVGEDLGIRMQNAFKNGFDAGYKKVVIIGSDLYDLTSENIEKAFTELDNNDVVLGPAEDGGYYLLGMNLLHSTIFKNKKWGTQTVRKDTLTDLKDKKVHLLEELNDIDIFEDIKYHPSFQQFL